The genome window GTTCGTCCCTTTGGCGGCGCCCTTTTGATCGTCGCGGAATGTGCGCACGGCGTTGATGAAGACGCCTGCGATTTCGTACTCCCCCGGGCCTGCCAGGCTCTTTCGCTTGGGCTGCAAGGCCTGGAGCTCGGTGCGCTCCGGGGAGGATCTGCTGAGGGTGAAGACATCGGCCTTCGGCAGCCCTTGGCGCGGCTTCCCTGAATCGTCCAGGGGCTCGGTGACGATGAGGAGCTCGGAGCCTTTGAGCGCGAAGGAGCCGCCGCCGTACCAGGTGATATCCACAGGTGGCCTCTATCGAGGATGAAGCTTTGTGCGACTTCTCGAGGCGGCCTATCGCCGCGTTTCATATGCGGTTCGAGAAATCGCCTGAAGTATACCAGAAGCGATTTTCATGGGTCAAACCAGATGAGCAATAGAAACGCGCCCTTGCGGACTCGTGTGCGGCATGCTACATTCCCTGCCTGGCGTTCAGGAGAAGAATCGCGCCGCTTTCCATTGAGGTAGCGATGATCACTGATAGACAGCAAGCCATCCTCAACTTCATCGTGAGCGAGTACGTCTCGAGCGCGGCTCCTGTGCCTTCGCAGAGCATCGCCTTCGGCTTCAGCGTCAGCTCCGCCACCATCCGCAATGACATGGCGGACCTGGAGGGCGAAGGCTACATCCGCCGCCCGCATATCTCCTCCGGCGGCATCCCTTCGCACAAGGGCTACCGGCGGCATGTGGAGACCCTGCCCCGCATCTCCACCGAGCCCGATGCAGGCGCGCGCCTGCGCAGACAGCTTGAAGAATCGGCCCAGGACATCGAGCTGTGGACGAAGGCGGCGGCGGAGATGCTGAGCGATATGGCCCGCAACATGGCCGTCGTCTCGCCCCCCAAGGCGCCCCAGGCGCGGCTCAAGCGCATCGAGCTGGTCCACCTGCAGGAGTACCTCGCCCTCCTGGTGATGGTGCTGCAGGAGGCCAAGACCAAGCAGCGCATCCTGCACCTGCGCCAGTCGGCAAGCCAGGGCGATCTGACGAAGATCTCGAACAAGCTGAATGCGCTCTTCAGCGGCGCCACTGCGGCGGCCATCACGCCCAAGGAGCCTGCCGCGGAGCCTGCCGAGCGGCAGGTGATTGAGGCCCTCAAGGGCCTCCTGGCGGCGGAGGATGCGGGACGCTTCGAAGAGCCCCTGATCGCGGGCCTGCGCCACCTGATGAACCAGCCCGAGTTCCTCAACGGTGCCAGGTTGCGGGAGGTCATTGATTTCCTCGAGGACAAGCGGCGGCTCCGGGAATCGCTCTCCCGCATCGTCGCTGGCGAAAAGATGCGCGTCGTCATCGGCCGCGAGAATGATTCCGGCGAGATCCAGGAGTGCAGCGTCATCATCGCCCGGTACGGACAATCGGAGGGCGTCAACGGAGTCGTGGCCGTGGTCGGGCCCACGCGCCTCAACTATCGCCGCACCATCGCCTCCGTGCAGACGGTGAGCGATGCGCTCACCGGGCTGGTGGGTGAGCTGAGTTAGTTCGGTCCTCCGGGGTGGCTGGTCGCTCTTTCCAGAACACGGTATGCTCGTAGTAGAGGTTGTCGCCCATGTCTGCACCTGAACCACGTTCTGAGCCTAACGAGGCCGCGCCGCA of Chloroflexota bacterium contains these proteins:
- the hrcA gene encoding heat-inducible transcription repressor HrcA: MITDRQQAILNFIVSEYVSSAAPVPSQSIAFGFSVSSATIRNDMADLEGEGYIRRPHISSGGIPSHKGYRRHVETLPRISTEPDAGARLRRQLEESAQDIELWTKAAAEMLSDMARNMAVVSPPKAPQARLKRIELVHLQEYLALLVMVLQEAKTKQRILHLRQSASQGDLTKISNKLNALFSGATAAAITPKEPAAEPAERQVIEALKGLLAAEDAGRFEEPLIAGLRHLMNQPEFLNGARLREVIDFLEDKRRLRESLSRIVAGEKMRVVIGRENDSGEIQECSVIIARYGQSEGVNGVVAVVGPTRLNYRRTIASVQTVSDALTGLVGELS